The sequence below is a genomic window from Acidobacteriota bacterium.
TCGCCCTGCCCGCCGCCCGGGAGAAGCTGCTCCAGCTGTCGCGCGACCGGGTGTTTCAGGAGTTTCTGCGCCGCACCGGCTTCGAGGAGCAGCTGGACGCGCTGGCGCAAAAAGTCTTGGACAAATCCGCGGATCCCTATTCTATAATAGAGACTTTCCTGAGTCAGTTTGGCCGTTAGGAGGCGCCAGCGTGTTCACCAAGATCGATCATATCGGGATCGCCGTCACGGCTCTGGACGACATCCTAAAATTCTATCAGGACGCTCTCGGTCTGCACCTTCACGAAATCGAGGAAGTGCCCGAGCAGAAGGTTCGGGTGGCCATGTTCCCGGTCGGTGAGACCAACCTGGAGTTTCTGGAGCCCACCTCGCCCGAA
It includes:
- a CDS encoding methylmalonyl-CoA epimerase, coding for MFTKIDHIGIAVTALDDILKFYQDALGLHLHEIEEVPEQKVRVAMFPVGETNLEFLEPTSPE